The following are from one region of the Cataglyphis hispanica isolate Lineage 1 chromosome 16, ULB_Chis1_1.0, whole genome shotgun sequence genome:
- the LOC126855700 gene encoding uncharacterized protein LOC126855700 has protein sequence MQFGCNGTACNCAFQQTSNDSHVYECLSSSPECDSNLELRHGHRYGNGFRGACKRKSDSSAMSEEPKVHHHQPFVRSTSLPYCGSETESELYAPYTFYTGDEGAEEDQDWKDDEPRMGRLRQRRRRTIFHRSLEDNYGAVIVANHEALAQFLEQVCIRLSLLLLYQLT, from the exons ATGCAATTCGGTTGCAACGGTACAGCGTGTAATTGCGCATTTCAACAGACGTCCAACGACAGCCATGTGTATGAGTGTCTCTCGAGTTCACCCGAATGCGATTCCAATCTCGAGCTGCGTCATGGTCATAGATACGGTAACGGATTTCGCGGCGCCTGCAAGAGGAAGTCTGATAGTAGCGCGATGAGTGAAGAGCCCAAAGTTCATCATCATCAACCATTCGTGAGATCGACTTCGTTGCCATATTGTGGCAGCGAGACCGAAAGCGAGCTTTACGCTCCGTATACCTTTTATACTGGCGACGAG GGCGCGGAAGAGGATCAGGATTGGAAGGATGACGAGCCACGGATGGGTCGCTTAAGGCAACGCAGAAGACGTACCATCTTTCATCGGAGCCTCGAAGATAATTACGGCGCAGTGATCGTAGCGAATCATGAAGCACTTGCTCAATTTCTTGAACAAGTGTGTATCAGGTTATCACTGTTATTGTTATATCAACTAACTTGA